DNA sequence from the Sphingomonas sp. genome:
TCCGTGGTGCTGGCGACCTATCCGGAACCCGGCCTGCTGGGTGCGGCAGTAGCTTTCGAGCGGGAATATCCCTGACCGTCAGATCGAGCGGCTCACCACTTCCTTCATGATCTCGTTGGTGCCGCCGAAGATGCGGGTGACGCGGGCGTCGCGCCACAGGCGGGCGATCAGATATTCGTTCATATAGCCCGCACCGCCATGCAATTGCAGGCTCGCATCGCACACCTCCCATTGCAGTTCGGTGTGCCACAGCTTCGCCGCGCTCGCCTCGTCCGGCGTCAGCTTGCCCGCCATGTGACGCTGCAGCGCCCAGTCGAGATGCGCCCAACCGACCTGAAGCTTGGCCTGCAGATCGGCCAGGGTGAATCGGGTGTTCTGGAATTCGAATACCGTACGCCCAAACGCCTTGCGCTCCTTGGTGAACTTCACCGCCTCGTCGAAGGCGCGCTGGGCGGATGCCTGGGCGCCGACGGCGATGTTGAGCCGCTCCTGCGGGAGCTGGTTCATCAGATAGGCGAAGCCCATCCCTTCGGCGCCGAGCAGGTTCGATTGCGGCACCCGGACGTCCTGAAAGAACAGCTCCGACGTGTCCTGGCCGTGCAGCCCGATCTTGTCGAGATTGCGCCCGCGCTCGAAGCCCGGCCGGTCCGCCTCGACCAGGATCAGCGAGGTGCCCTTCGCGCCCTCGCCCGGATCGGTCTTGGCGACGACGATCACCAGCTCGGCATGCTGGCCGTTGGTGATGTAGGTCTTTGAGCCGTTGACGATGTAGTCATCGCCATCCTTGATCGCGGTGGTGCGGATGCCCTGCAGATCGGAACCCGCGCCGGGCTCGGTCATGGCGATCGCGGTCGGCGTCTCGCCGGAGATCATCCGGGGCAGCCAGTGGCGCTTCAGCGCCTCGGAACCGTAATGCTCGATATAGGGCGCGACGATGTCGGAATGGAGTCCGATGCCGGCGGTGGAGCCGAGATAGCCCAGCTCCTCGTCGATCACTGCATTGTAGCCGAAATCGAGGCCGAGCCCGCCATAAGCTTCCGCAACATTGGGACAGAGCAGGCCCGCCTCGCCCGCCTTGCGCCAGAAGTCACGGTCGATCTCGCCCTGCTCCTCCCAGCGCTCCAGATGTGGCGTCAGCTCGCGATCGAAGAATTTGCGGACCTGGTCGCGGAACAGATCATGCTCCTCCGAAAAGGCGAAGCGGCGGGAGAGGTTCAGCATCTCACAGATCCTTGAAACGGGGAGCAGGGCAGGGCTGCACCATGTTGTCCGCCTCGACGAAGAGGCCCCGCGCGGCATTGTGCGGGTGGGACGGCGCTTCGGCAAGACTGAGCACGGGGGCGAAGCAGGCGTCGGTCCCCTCCAGCAGCGCGCACCAATGGTCGCGCGGCTGGGTGCGGAAGGTCGCGGCCAGCTCGTCACGCAGACCGGGGTCGAACTGCCCCGCCACGAGACCGAGCTTTTCCTTCAGCAAGGCGAAGAAGTGCGGCTCCAGCGCACCGATCGCCACCCATTTGCCGTCCGCGCATTGGTAGCTGTCGTAGAACGCCGCTCCCCCGTCGAGCAGGTTCGTGGCCCGTGCATCGCGCCACATGCCGGCGGCGAGCAGACTCCAGGTCTGCGCGGCCAGGATCGCGGCGCCGTCCGTCATCGCGCAATCGATCACGCAGCCTCGCCCGGTCGCGCGCGCCTGCAGCAATCCCGCGCACATCGCGAAGGCGAGCAGCATCCCGCCGCCGCCGAAATCGCCGACCGCATTGGTGGGCGGGGTCGGTGGGCCGTCGGCGCGGCCATAGCCGTGGAGATTGCCGGCAAGCGCGATGTAGTTGATGTCGTGCCCCGCCGCTGCGGCCAGCGGCCCCTCCTGCCCCCAGCCGGTCATCCGGCCATAGACGAGCCGGGCATTGTCGGCGCGCAGATCGTCCGGCCCCAGCCCCAGCCGTTCCATGACGCCGGGCCGGTAGCCTTCGATCAGCCCGTCCGCGCCCCGTGCCAGCTCCCGCACCCGGGCGAGGTCATCCGTATCCTTCAGATCCAGCGTCAGGATCTCCAACCGCCCCCGCCGCAATATGTCCCGGTCCGGCGGGATGGGCGGGGTCCAGCCGGCCCGCTCGATCCGGACGACTTCGGCGCCATGATCGGCCAGCATCATCGCCGCGAAGGGCGCGGGCGCGAGCCCGGCCAGTTCCACGATGCGAATGCCGGCGAGCGGCTTCACTTAGCGCGGCGCCATCCGGATCGCGCCGTCGAGGCGGACATATTCGGCGTTGAGATAGGTGTTCTCGGCCATGAAGATGGCGAGCCTCGCATATTCCTCGGACTGGCCGAGACGCTTCGGGAAGGGCACCTGGGCGGCGAGGGCGTCCTTCACGTTC
Encoded proteins:
- a CDS encoding acyl-CoA dehydrogenase family protein, with translation MLNLSRRFAFSEEHDLFRDQVRKFFDRELTPHLERWEEQGEIDRDFWRKAGEAGLLCPNVAEAYGGLGLDFGYNAVIDEELGYLGSTAGIGLHSDIVAPYIEHYGSEALKRHWLPRMISGETPTAIAMTEPGAGSDLQGIRTTAIKDGDDYIVNGSKTYITNGQHAELVIVVAKTDPGEGAKGTSLILVEADRPGFERGRNLDKIGLHGQDTSELFFQDVRVPQSNLLGAEGMGFAYLMNQLPQERLNIAVGAQASAQRAFDEAVKFTKERKAFGRTVFEFQNTRFTLADLQAKLQVGWAHLDWALQRHMAGKLTPDEASAAKLWHTELQWEVCDASLQLHGGAGYMNEYLIARLWRDARVTRIFGGTNEIMKEVVSRSI
- a CDS encoding CoA transferase; its protein translation is MKPLAGIRIVELAGLAPAPFAAMMLADHGAEVVRIERAGWTPPIPPDRDILRRGRLEILTLDLKDTDDLARVRELARGADGLIEGYRPGVMERLGLGPDDLRADNARLVYGRMTGWGQEGPLAAAAGHDINYIALAGNLHGYGRADGPPTPPTNAVGDFGGGGMLLAFAMCAGLLQARATGRGCVIDCAMTDGAAILAAQTWSLLAAGMWRDARATNLLDGGAAFYDSYQCADGKWVAIGALEPHFFALLKEKLGLVAGQFDPGLRDELAATFRTQPRDHWCALLEGTDACFAPVLSLAEAPSHPHNAARGLFVEADNMVQPCPAPRFKDL